The window TATTCTAATTGATCACTTTTATCTTCTTTCTTATGCGTTTTTATAAGTTATATTGCATCTGTATTACCTTCTCGTTGTGAATTGTTAATCGTGTTTCGCAAGGAGATTCAAAGGATGCGAATATTGTAAGGTCGGCTTACCAACCCATAGCATCTGCTATTACTCCGATTGCTTTGGTGTCAAATGGATCTACCGAAATTCATTCTTTCCTTCTTTTAATTTCAATCTCTCAATTTTCCTCTGAGTAACGGCAAATGATGAAtacttttatttcatttaatctGAATTATAATAATGTGGATTAAACTCCGCTTATTGTCTGATGCCACTTCTGGAGGATTGTTAATAAATGGATGAATgttttgtatattataatttaatttaatttatagaagATCTATGATGAAAGAAGCAGACGGGCGGACTGAAATGATGCCATGTAGATTGTCTGATATACATTCCATTATATGGACTCATTTCTGAGATTCTTATATTCAATTTGTTGATTTTATCTTCTGAATTCCTTCCTTAGATTATGTGCTATGATGAAGTTGCTATTATATGTCTGGACATATGATTTCTGTGATTATTTACATGCTTACTTCTGAGCTACGATCAATTCTTTTAGTGTTTTTCATCTTGCATCTGTATTACTACCTTCTCATTGCGATCTGTTAATAGTGGCGCAAGGAGATTGAACGGATGCGTATAATGATTAGGTCGGCTTACCAGCCCATTGCATCTGCTATTACTCTGATTGCTTTGGAGCCAAATGGATTGACCTAAATTCCTTGTTTTTACTTATCAAATGTCGGCAAATGATGAAcacttttatttcattatacCTGAACTATGATGTGGATTAAACTCCGCTTATTGTCTGATGCCatatttgaaattgtttccttttattattactctttgattttttattcattttaacataTCACGGACGGCAAATGATGAATACTTGTATTTTAAATCTGAACTATAATGTGGATTAAACTCCGCTTATTGTCTGATGCCGTATGTATCTGAATTTGTATCATTTTCTGATTGATATTTTGATCATGTTATGTTTATTGTTGATTTTGTATTGAAACTATGTCTGAATCTATGATGAAAGAAGCAGACGGGCGGACTGAACTGATGCCGTGTAGATTTGTCTGAAAACTTCCATTTTATGGAATGATTTCTGAGATTtcttcattaatattatttattagctATGATGAAGTTGCTTATTATGTCTGGACATATGATCTCTGTGATTATTTATAGGCTAACTGCTGAGCTTTTCTAtcttttatttgtaataattcaTTCTACATTGTAATTGATGCCAACAAGAAGGTGATTAAAAAACTGTATTGTTGTTAATGATGCATtgatcaattaatatattagacttttagcaaaatcttataataaaaagaaattgataGATGTTTTTCACATATTGCTTAAACTGCTAGAGGAATTATAATTGTTCTCTCATTTAAATCCACCATCTATCTATTAACTTTGGACTTGATTAAtattgaagatgaacattttTTCACAAGAAGGGAAAAACCCCTCATAACCTCTCATTCGACgatgattttttgttttgtttgagtttttcaaaaaaatacgtttgattaaaagtataaaagtatttatttttttttaccaaaatatattttatctttatttttttaattaataattaatttatattattaagtataaaggataattttaatattttaatatataaataaatttattagataagtgatattgttttaattttgaattaaaaacttaattttatttcaataataaaaaatgaataatccTTTGTGTTGTTAATAATCCTTCATCTTCTAtacatattaaaacaaaacaacataaacttttatttaacaAAGATAAACTAGTAATTTAAACAATAAtgcatttattaaaaaatgtattttaagaGGATATATACATGAATCCTCCAGGAGGATGTGAATTTGGAAAAGTTTGTAAATTTACTAAGAATCTTTTATGATATGAAACAAACTTtaagataatgaaataaaaaccTAATCAATCAAGTGacagattttttatttataaaaaaactaaaactgATTCTATCTGCAAatgatctttattttttttatttttattttaagtgtcaaatttttttttatgtattaggaAGGGTGTAAGAGTtgtttaaatatgaaaagaaataATAGATCTAAAATTTTTCATATACTAAACCCTATTGAGGcgaatttaatataaattatattaataattttttccatagaaaattatttgatttatttcttttcaGATTGTCTATCTACTATGATGAGTGAATTGATTTCAGTTGTTTGCGATTTTGTTGCTAGAATACTTTTAATGATATATCCCAATGAATACTCTTGGCAATGTCACAATGAAGAAAATGTGATCAATGAATTCTTCGCTCTTCAAACAATtgttagatgattttttttagtttgttagATGACAAAACTCCTTCACTTGGACCATATCTACGTTTATAATTTTCCAATTAAAAAACGAGATTTTTGATGGAATTTTTGATTTCCATTATTCTATTCAGAAAATCGGGATGAAGTTTTTTTGAGAGACGCATGATAAATGTAGTTAGTTTTAAAATCGGAATTAAGTGTTTTGGAAATGATATTTATGagattaaatatgtgaaaacagtattaaaaaacatgtgattaaatatttgttaatgaaCGTAAGTATATCCTAAATATAATCAAAGTCAAAAGAGATTGGAATAATGAGTGTCAAACCTTAAAAAAACTGATATGATCAAAAGATTGAAGCTAGAGAAGGACATAAATGTTTGAAAGATTCTGAAAAATATTGACTTATTGGTAGACTAATTTACTTGAATTTAAAAGGCCAGACATCACATTTTATGTCCAATATTACATGCACAAACCTAACACTCATCATTGATGGTCTCCACTTGCATATggttaaatcaaatatttataggGATGTCATCAATTAGGTTTATTTTATCCTGACAATAAATCTAAATATGTTCGAACTGCTGCAACAGTAGAAGATCCTTCGCATCAAGTTTGGGAATTCAATAATCTCGTATAAAACAAAGACCACATTCTCTCGATCTAGTATAGAGGCCGAGTACATGAGCCTCGGTGATACTATTTtggattttatatattttaaaagatctTTATGAAGCTGCATTTTTGCCGATAACAACACGTTTTGATGCGACAACAAATCAGCTATCCAAATTTCTGAGAATCCACTATTTTATAATAGCATAAAACATCTGAAAATTGATTCCcacttattttgaggaagttcttataaatcttataaatatttcttaaaaatcacAACTTGCAAATTTTGTTCAAAAAACCCCTAGTAGAACATTGTAGATTTGTTGAATTACTATCTAAGTTGAATCTTAAGGGGACTGTGTAGAAATTTTTGCCTATTATTTAGTTTAAGTTTAGTTaccaatttaaataatttagaagaCATTGAGGACTAAAAGTGTTATTTGGTGATATGTTATAATGAAACAAACACTCcgtaaaagaataaatattttggtCTTTCTTGTAATCCCAATTTCGTTTCATCTTGTTGACTTTTGTGATTcttcaataaattttaacttatagtttaatttttaacttgagacttaatattttaattttttttttttaaaacttagcttctaaataagtttattaagttatctttaattttcaataaaaaaaattcaatttttcttttcaattagaattcaaataaaataataataataataataattttttattattgtaaggTGTACTTTGacaattatttctcttaaaacgCATTATAATATGTtgtaaataaatagatttataagtgaaaaaacaaaacaaaacaaaatataataatccaatatacaataaatttataaaaaaaaaaactaaaagaataattcaattaaatagatatacaagaaagaaaagtggaagtttatttatttaattattaatttatagctATTTTGTAGCAATGTTAGTTAATAAGTCTATTTTATATTAGAATGAATTATTGAAATGGTTGATAATAGCAAAGAAATAAAAAGTCAAAATCTAATAAAGATTAAAGTCAAGGATAGAGTCTAGATAGGTTCTAACTTGTAATCTAATGGCCCCCCCCATACTCCGCGTCGTCGTCGGTGGTTTACGTTACTaattatattacttattatataatttaaaatattatattttaataattgaaaaaaagatATCGGATCGGACGGTGGTAGtagatgaatatatttatttatttatttattgattaagACGTAATATATAGTTGCCGACGAATAGAGAGTCTGTTAAATCTCACAGTATTactttttctatatatattctctctctctttttgcTGCTGCTGCTATTGCAGAGAGAGAGGatatatcatcttcttcatcatcatcgtgGAGAGAATGAAGGACGAAGAAGCACagtcgatgatgatgatgaataatACCCGGTCGAAGAGAGTTGGAGCAGAAGCTGCTACTGCTGCTAATATTGTATTCGGAAAAGGGCGTTATAAGCTTTTGGTTTTGTCGGCAATATTATTGCTTGCCTTTTGGTCCATGATCACCGGTTCCGTCACTCTCAAGTGGTCCGCCGGAAACCTCCATCTTATCAGCGATCAAATCGACTCTCCGATTCACACCGATCTAGATATCCTGGTTGGTAAAccttactcttcttcttcttcttcttcaaagtcTGCTGGCTAATTGAGTGAGTGAGTGAGTTGTCTTGTTGCAGGAATTGGAGGATAGAGAAAAGGTAGTAAAGCACATGTGGGATGTGTACACACAGAGCAACAAGAGGCTTAGGTTACTTCCTAGGTTTTGGCTCGAATCCTTCAAAGCTGCTTATGAAGATTTAACCAGTGAGGTTCTTGATATTAGGAATGCTGCCATCTCTGAGATTGCGAGGATGAGTCTTGCTTCATCTGCCGTTATTGATTCACCACTAAAGGTTACTTACTACCTACCTGCTCTATTGCCTATTGCTATTGCTATTGCTATTGCTATTGCTATTGCTATTGCTATTGGTATTCATTCACACTTTACTTAAaacttttgttttcttcttcagACTGGAAAACCCAATTCCAAGAAACCATCATcaactcatcatcatcatccataaATCAAGAAGACACAAACAAATCTGCCATAAATGAAGCTACCAGCTTTAATTGTATCTACCATATCagatttttacttttattattattattatgcaatAGATAATTTAGGAAACAATTgctctttttaaatttattaatatgcATGTACACAGTTACTTACTGAAGCAAACcatcatattaattaatgagataattcACCTATTCTATATGTTTTCGATTCACACCATTTTTTCTTCCCCATTTTGCATTAGAAAATATGAAGTTTCTGGCTttataggtttagggtttgataTCTCAACCACTATGCTTATTAGACACAAAAAAGCTTCTTTTAAACCTGTTTAGTTTACATGTGTGGTGGTAGACTTGTGGGAGGATCCTTTGGCACATCAGAACTAGCCCGTGAGTTTAAAGGAAaacaattcaaaatcaaaagtCGGGAAAAAGAAGAATCATTCAACGGTTTTCTAACTTGAGATGCCAGCGACTAACCAAAGGGTTACAAAAAtgatcaatttttattattattagaagaTGTAGTAGTGTCTTATAATCTATAAAATACACACCTTTCCTAACTCAACTCCCCATTGGTGGTCAAATGAGTTAAAAGCTGTGAAGAATAGTATCAGCCAAATCCAAACAcactatatttattaataagtatCATTGGAGAATAAAACCTGTCCAATACTGTAGGCATTCAATGATGGAAGAAGAAAGCTTAGAGAAGGCCTATTgccagaaaaaaaaatttaaaaaaaaataaaagtaaatgtTACCCAATGATTATTTTACCTTGTGAGGGATAAGATGCTGATTGATTGACATTCTCATGCTGCAACTGCTCTGCAGTCTAGAAACCAAAGCTGATTAGATTTTAGCAGGTGTAACCGAAGCAGAAAAACACAATAATGTAATCTAAAATGTGGATAATGatacaaaaaataatctttataccaaataaagCAAAGAGGAATTATTGAAATGGTCATACTCAAAGTAGACATCTTACCTTTCCATATGCGAGGGCATATGGTTGTGTAAAGAAGGTATAGACATGAGCTCATCATGGTTACTTACAACTTCACCTATAagggttataataatatataccttTAAAGTAAACAGGTTGCTTGACCCTGcaaattcaaaaagaaaattttagcAACATGTGTTATGAATTCAGGAGTAGCTGTCTCTGTTCCTTGTAGTCATTAGTCACATTGTTTCTTTATAATGAAAATCTTAAATTTAGTCgaatacaaattcaaatattagTTTTGTTTCTGTATCTGAAAATGATTCTACTATAAGTGTGTTTTCAAATGGGCTGGAGTCAATAAATCTATCAACATTAGATTGTTGACGGACAAAAACTTTCATAATAATAATGCGCTCTTTACAACTGTAACACTTGCCTGGTGAATTAATTGGTAGAAACTATGTTAACCATTTGTACTGGGCCCAACAAAATCAATTTCACCAGCTTCAAAGGAAAGAGGTTTACCACCTATAGATACTCCTTTCCCATTGCCCTCCATGCTCacctaaaatatgaaaattttaacatGTCACAAAAGGtaactaaataaaaatggaCACTCTACAATTAGGAAAACATGCCTGTTGGATATGGGGAGCAAAACACTTCTCTAGAGCTTGAGAATAAGGTAAGATAGCCTGCAATTTTTCACAAGTTTCACCTACATGGCATATAAAGCAACAATTTACAGACAATGAACTCACTCTTGCAGGATACCCTAAAAACGAGACATTCCATACACTCAACAATCCTTAAAGAACATGCAGAAATGAATAACATATCGAACAAATTTAATATGGAGACAACATTCAATGGGCtgttttattatacatttcttATTGTGTGTCATTATCTGGAAAACTTTACATTTGTTATGTTGGTCAAAAATATAagtactaaaaaaaatatattaatgatccAAAAGATAATATGAACCTGATCCAAAAAGAAAATCtttattgaaacaaaaaattAGACTATAGTCTAAAACCAATTTGTATACTATATGAAACAACAAAcccaaagaaagagaaaagatcATGATTGTGACACAAATAGGATCAATATGATCTGGTGATGCGATGAAAATATAATTGAGCAGAAGTTCACTGCAGGAGTACATACAAGGATGCTTTTCACACAGACATCATATGTCATGACAGCTAACCTATACCGACAAAATGCCATTGTATTACGAATGTAAATGTAAATTGAAGATCAATGAATGTAAAGATACGAAACTGATACAGATAGTCACTATTCTCCTGAGAAGGGAAAGATAACCTAAGAATTTAACAGAGAGGAGAGAAAAACAAGAGAGCTATTGCACATTCATTTCATAAACTTCCTGAGCATATATTCTCTTAGTTAAATAACAATCCTCTCAGAGAATATAACCCTAATTTTGTTACAGTACTAATGATGTGGCCTAATAACACAATGaccaaaataacaaaataaaagagttCGGAACTAAAAGAAATTAAGACAATAAGCTCCTAGTGCTTCCACGTGGATCTTTTACCACCGTTAGATCAAACTTCATTTACCTTTGTATCAATACCCCTTCTTTAGAACTTATAATACATACTCTTCCTCTGGCATATGAATAAGTTTTTGAGAAATAGCCATGTACCTCATAGTGTTTGTTTGTTTCAGATTCATCAGCCAGTTAATTGGTGTATAGTAAATAAAGGGACCAAACTGTTGGAGAAACGAGTTCTTAAAATTTATCCAGGTGAGAGCTACCGTTGGGTTTCTTGATTGCAGGTAAGATCCGTACCATCTCTACCTTCGTCACGTCTGTTCTGCTGAAATCAACCAGCCTTCCACATCTGTTCCATCAAACTTGGGGAAATACACTTTCGTCAAGCGAGTGGGAGAAACATAAGGTCTATCCCTCGGTGGTGCATTTCGGGATGAACCTGCTGACTCATCTGGGTGATCAGCTTCATTTCTATTTGTCAATATGTGTAGCTGTTCTtcaataaaaacttaatttgcTTTTTATCTATTTCCGCACTTCTTCCAACGTTTGAGAAATCGAATCTACCGATATACGCAGGGAATCGTCCGACTGATGTCTAGTTTCGACCATCGTGAGAATCgccggctctgataccaattgatacaTATAAGAGTTAAGTTGAGGGTAGAAAAATCAGAATTTGacagagaaaagagagaaaaccAAACCAGAGGGGGCTATTGCTCGTTCATTCCATAATTCCCTGAGCATGAATTCATTCCATAATTGCTGGAATTAATGAGCAACAGCCCCTTCTTGTTTTCTCTCATTTTTCTGTCAAATTCTGACTTTTCTCGTCTCAACCTAACTCTCATTCGTATCAATTGGTATCGCACGCCGACGATCCTTAAGATGTTAGACAACATGCATCAATCGGAAAACGATTGTCTGCATGTATCGATAGATGCTATTGCTGAGACTATAAACAAGATGCAGGAATGGATGAAAAGCAAAGTGGGATCTATTGAAGAACATTCACATACTTTATCAAGTCATGAAACTGCGGATTATTAGGATGATTCAATATGTTACTCACGAGCAACTCCACTTAGAGACAGACAAAATGTTTCCACAACGCGGCTGACGAAAATAGAGTTTCCAAAGTTTGATGGAGTGAATGTCGAAGAGTGGATGATTTCGGCTGAACAATATTTCAAGGTTGGTAACGTTGGTTGCACCACCGACACTGTTAAGGTGAAGATCGCCTTGATCCATTTCTTGAGAAACGTTAGAATTTGGTATATTGCGTTTTTGCAGACAAGGACCAGTCGGTGGCATTGACATGGATGGATCTCAAGAAAACACTCCTACAGCAATTCGGCCTTTTGATTTGTGACACGTCTACCAGCCAACCGATGAACCTAAAGCAAAACAGGTCAGTTCATGAATATAATTTGAGTTGTTATTGCTCCAATGATAGTATGAATTTGGGATCTGCTGGTATGCCGACAGATCAACATAATAAATCTCCAGATATTCGAGCATTCCCTATTACAGATTCCAAAATAGATTATTCTTCAAATGAGGCACCGTTTAAGACTGTCTGCTGCAGGGATATCCATGGGGATGAAGACTTTAAAAAGTCCTCAGCCATCCAGTTCTACTCTAGAGAAATCATTCCATAAGAATGATATTAAGTCTGCACTTGCTCTCTTTACAAGTGGGGATTGCATATGTCCCCACAATTTCTTTCGACAGATAATGATTGTGATGGATCATAAATAACAACACAATCTGGTTTTATTAGATTCTTCACTAAGGAGTTGGTGGATTTTTCAAATTGATGGAGTGATTAATTAAACAAgggaacaaattaaaaaaaaaacacacatttTTTTTGGAGACCAGTTCTTTTTCCTGGAGGAGGCTTACAAGGGAATTGAACTTAAGACCTCAACCTTTTAATTCAGAACTCTTACCACTTGATCGACTACCATGTGTGAATACAACACATCTTTTGCGAACAAATGAAAAACTTAACTCTTCTTGGACATAAATACAGTCACACAGATGAAGTACATGTTTCGTCATACCTTAAGATTGGTACTAACAGCAACCATATGCTTGGCAACAGCATCAGGCCTGAAAATAACAAGCAGacattgtaaaatatttagGAAATATGTTTTAGGATGCTTCTCCCGATTTGGTCCCTATTTAGTGTTTATTAGTTCTTTCTGATCGTTTTTAAAGATTTGTCAAATATGTTAAGTCCTTGAATACCATTACTTTTTGTAATGCTAAAGTTGAGACTATAACAAGGAGTTTTGGCTAGATTTTACCCAAGGGAAGACGAGATACATTCCCTCAATGTTCGAGCATTCAACATTGTTTCTGCTGTCATAAAAGTCTTGGAGATTACCACAACCGCATATTAAGtaaaaacatttaatcaacTAGTACATTTGATTGGAAACAACAAAATTTCAGATATTTCAAACTCAGTAATAGTTAAATACCTAGTGTAGTTTCAGGATTTAATCCTACAATACTTTTAGCACCATCAATTGGATCAACATTTGCAAGGCTGTAAGCAATAAGTCTCCAAACTTTTGTCAATTAAAAACAATGGTAGAATTTCTCAAACCTCTGTCAACTTGAACAGCCTATCGAACGTCTCAAGGGTTGCGCACTGCCTTGAATAGTCTAAAACTATGTCATCGAACTCTCTGTACCAGATATAACATTCCAAAATTTACACAAGTAACCAACCCATGATCAGCTACAAAATCTCATAATATAACTTTGTTTAATAATGCATAATTTTATCTTACATAATCATTGATTTACATAGTTCATCAATTCCCCTAAGTGGGTTTTCTTAACATCCTCCACATGGGACTACACCAAAAAATGAGGGGAAATGGCTTTCACAATCAAAGTGCACAATATTGACAAAACCAAAAATCTGAACGGTTCTAATGCAGTTTACCTTCAGGTCCTTCCATTGTCACAGATAAGAGTGGACGAACACAGGAAGATACGTTTTAGCACTGCATATAAAAACGTCTAATGACAATGCAATGAATTTCGACGGATACTAGTTCCGAGCTGAAGAAATCTAAACAGAAACTTTCACTAAGCAATAGTCTTTCAGGACATCGCTTCCGAGTTCCGAGTAATCTAGAAATCAACTCGTCATTTCCTTTCTTTCCCCGCCAAAACGAGAAACAAGATATAAAGAGAAATCGTAGATCGATGGAATTCATAATTCATTACAGGGTTAAATGAAACCGATTAATACATGCATATTAGGGGAGAGTAAGATGGGAGGACGAAGAATTTTAAAGCGTATTACCTGAAGCTTGAGAAACTTCTGTTATCAGCTGGCGATGATAATGGATGATGAGGAGATTATGGATTATATCGAAAGAAAGGTCTTGCAATAAACAGAGAAAtggaaagagagagagagagagactgCGTCTGAAGTCAGACGCTAGCGATTCGCGAACGCATCGCTGGCTGGTCGCTGAATTATAAGTTATTTACAActcatatatttttagttaacaatttacttattaattatattatttatatcataaactgttttttttattctttataatttacaaacttattaaaataataatatcattcaaataaacctatataaaaaataggtgaaaaaatgttattattcgtattcttattattattgcCGCTTAGATTGTTTAGAAAAGTCGATGATTCGAATAAGATTGGCTTACAAAATTAGGAAcatttcccaaactaaccttgtttggcgttcactttcccaaactaacctagtttgttcatttattcccaaactaatctagtttactattcaaactcagttttttatttatttatttatttttatttttattttttttagatttcaaatttattatacatatatatatatttaaattattatttatataaactaaattatttatattttgatatatattttaaattattatttttaaaaatttgattatttatattttgatatataatttaaattattttttttataaatttaattatttatattttaatttatatatatatatatttacatttcaaatttattatatatatatatttacatatatacatGGCAGTATGATTTTCATccccataaatttatttatttttactattcaaattattatttatatttattggattgtcttttattaaaataattttgacaacttttcattcaaattattatttatatttattgggttgtcttttattaaaataattttgacaacttttcattgtgatataatttcacaataaaaaatttatcaatttttattgtgttgttttcttaaaaatatgtCTTAAGTTAATGaaccattaaatatttatattaaaatataaataattaaatttataaaaaaataatttaaattatatatcaaaatataaataattaaatttataaaaataataatttaaaatatatatcaaaatataaataatttagtttatataaataataatttaaatatatatatctatatatataataaatttgaaatgtaaaaaaaataaaaaaataatgagtttgaatagtaaactaggttagtttgggaataaatgaaaaaactaggttagtttgggaaagtgaataccaaacaaggttagtttgggaaactgtTCCAAAATTAGACCACATGTTTgcccttttattattattttaatgtttagtgtacttttctattttctaatattttatatttgtgtaatagtgtctttaattttttttagatatatacaattaaaaactattttttattaattaaagtaaaaaaatcacataattatctaaatgattatattaattttaaaagttaggacttatacattaatttaaaactttttaataaaaatagta is drawn from Impatiens glandulifera chromosome 3, dImpGla2.1, whole genome shotgun sequence and contains these coding sequences:
- the LOC124932131 gene encoding uncharacterized protein LOC124932131 isoform X1, with amino-acid sequence MKDEEAQSMMMMNNTRSKRVGAEAATAANIVFGKGRYKLLVLSAILLLAFWSMITGSVTLKWSAGNLHLISDQIDSPIHTDLDILELEDREKVVKHMWDVYTQSNKRLRLLPRFWLESFKAAYEDLTSEVLDIRNAAISEIARMSLASSAVIDSPLKVTYYLPALLPIAIGIHSHFT
- the LOC124932131 gene encoding uncharacterized protein LOC124932131 isoform X2, encoding MKDEEAQSMMMMNNTRSKRVGAEAATAANIVFGKGRYKLLVLSAILLLAFWSMITGSVTLKWSAGNLHLISDQIDSPIHTDLDILELEDREKVVKHMWDVYTQSNKRLRLLPRFWLESFKAAYEDLTSEVLDIRNAAISEIARMSLASSAVIDSPLKTGKPNSKKPSSTHHHHP